A genomic window from Triticum urartu cultivar G1812 chromosome 7, Tu2.1, whole genome shotgun sequence includes:
- the LOC125523433 gene encoding putative F-box/FBD/LRR-repeat protein At4g03220, with product MEPVPEHRQLKLSDAAAGGGEDRLSALPDDLLIHILLKLRDAPVAARASVLARRWRRVWALLPELHFPFGTDPDGIRAALAAHDAPALRHLFVDAIEGEAAPESAAAWLPIAAGRLSGVLHLHLQNWLNMYGVSAAASPLKLPCFQNATEMILDLGLTGLTLPPSGVFTRLTDLWLRDIQLHGSCSLSDVVSSRRSPSLQHLSLCRVSGLDNFTIHSESLVKLELRDLSLQQLNVVALVLQTLLVCNCFTNIQSQPVANISAPQLVTLDWRSFYDPSSILLDEMPHLQQLTTNPLFAYGPDVISTENRHCSMLLQHFDHISRLYLSLIYPRMSIECDNGFLIEDMTKFPNITSLALLVMACGHSFGASLFHVRA from the exons ATGGAGCCCGTGCCGGAGCATCGGCAGCTAAAGCTCTCCGACGCCGCCGCTGGAGGTGGCGAGGACCGGCTCAGCGCGCTGCCGGACGACCTCCTCATCCACATCCTCCTCAAGCTCAGGGACGCCCCCGTCGCCGCTCGGGCCAGCGTCCTCGCACGCCGCTGGCGCCGCGTCTGGGCTCTCCTCCCGGAGCTCCACTTTCCCTTCGGCACTGACCCCGACGGCATacgcgccgccctcgccgcccacGATGCGCCGGCCCTCCGCCACCTCTTCGTTGACGCCATCGagggtgaggccgcccccgaatCCGCCGCGGCGTGGCTCCCCATCGCCGCGGGCCGCCTCTCCGGTGTCCTACATCTACATCTTCAGAATTGGCTAAACATGTACGGCGTGTCCGCCGCGGCCTCTCCCTTGAAGCTGCCTTGCTTTCAGAACGCAACCGAGATGATACTCGACCTAGGTCTTACTGGCCTCACCCTGCCGCCTTCCGGCGTATTTACCCGGCTCACCGATCTTTGGCTGCGCGACATCCAGCTTCATGGCTCGTGTAGCCTCAGTGACGTCGTGTCTTCACGACGGAGTCCATCTTTGCAGCACCTTTCCCTTTGCCGTGTGAGTGGTCTGGATAATTTCACAATCCACTCGGAGTCACTCGTAAAATTGGAGCTGAGGGATCTGAGCTTGCAGCAGCTCAATGTTGTTGCGCTCGTTCTGCAAACGCTACTAGTATGCAATTGCTTCACCAATATTCAAAGTCAACCGGTTGCCAACATCTCAGCCCCTCAGCTCGTGACACTTGATTGGAGGAGTTTCTATGATCCTAGCTCCATCCTGCTTGATGAGATGCCACATCTCCAACAGCTGACCACCAATCCTCTTTTTGCATATGGACCAGATGTGATTTCTACAGAAAATCGTCATTGCTCGATGCTTCTGCAGCATTTTGACCACATCAGCAGACTTTATCTGAGCCTTATCTATCCACGGATGTCG ATCGAATGTGACAACGGATTCTTGATTGAAGATATGACAAAGTTTCCTAACATTACCAGCTTGGCATTGCTTGTAATGGCGTGTGGACATTCCTTTGGAGCCAGCTTATTCCATGTTCGAGCTTAG